In a single window of the Rhodoferax saidenbachensis genome:
- the edd gene encoding phosphogluconate dehydratase: protein MSSSSAPNALHPTVLAVTRRIVERSAPTRSAYLAQLELAANRKPGADRMGCANVAHAFAAMPDADKTRVTGLDKLKIVEEKGANIGIVNAYNDLLSAHAPLQHYPDLIKVEARKHGATAQVAGGVPAMCDGVTQGTPGMELSLFSRDAIAMATAVSLSHDVFDCALMLGVCDKIVPGLLIGALHFGHLPTVFVPAGPMTSGLSNNEKGKIREKAAQGLVGRPELLAAESAAYHGQGTCTFYGTANSNQMLLEAMGLHVPGTAFINPGQDVRQELTREAVRTVLGITKAKRFAPIGRVVDERCIVNAMVALLATGGSTNHLIHWVAVARSAGIVIDWNDFSALSDVVPLLTRVYPNGSADVNQFQAAGGPGYVIRELLDAGFLHPDVLTVRSGGLREFTAIPSAQANGALQWTDAGASKDESVVRPASAPFSASGGLKLLKGNLGRSVIKVSAVPDDRHIIEAPCRVFDSQEALHKAFSANELNHDVICVVRWQGPQANGMPELHKLTPPLAVLQGKGFRVALVTDGRMSGASGKVPAAIHVSPEAAAGGPLAKVLDGDVIRLDANAETLQVLVDAAVWDTRPLATMPADLRAANGIGMGRELFANFRRNALTAEEGACTWF from the coding sequence ATGTCTAGTTCCTCTGCCCCCAACGCTCTTCACCCCACCGTCTTGGCCGTCACGCGCCGCATTGTTGAGCGCAGTGCCCCCACACGCAGCGCCTACCTGGCGCAACTGGAGCTGGCCGCCAACCGCAAGCCCGGCGCCGACCGCATGGGTTGTGCCAATGTGGCCCACGCCTTTGCCGCCATGCCCGACGCCGACAAGACCCGCGTCACCGGCCTGGACAAGCTCAAGATCGTGGAAGAGAAGGGTGCCAACATCGGCATCGTCAACGCCTACAACGACCTGCTATCGGCCCACGCGCCGTTGCAGCACTACCCCGACCTCATCAAGGTGGAAGCCCGTAAACACGGCGCCACGGCCCAAGTAGCCGGTGGTGTGCCCGCCATGTGCGACGGCGTGACCCAGGGCACTCCGGGCATGGAACTGAGTCTGTTCAGCCGCGATGCCATCGCCATGGCGACCGCCGTGTCGCTGAGCCACGATGTGTTTGATTGCGCGCTGATGCTGGGCGTGTGCGACAAGATCGTGCCCGGCCTGCTGATTGGTGCGCTGCATTTTGGCCATCTGCCCACTGTGTTTGTGCCCGCAGGCCCCATGACATCGGGCCTGTCCAATAACGAAAAAGGCAAGATCCGCGAAAAGGCCGCGCAAGGCTTGGTAGGCCGCCCCGAGCTGCTCGCCGCCGAGAGCGCCGCGTACCACGGCCAGGGTACCTGTACCTTCTATGGCACGGCCAATAGCAACCAGATGCTGCTCGAAGCCATGGGCCTGCATGTACCCGGTACGGCCTTTATCAACCCCGGCCAAGACGTGCGCCAAGAGTTGACGCGCGAAGCCGTGCGCACTGTGCTGGGCATCACCAAGGCCAAGCGTTTTGCGCCCATTGGCCGTGTGGTGGACGAGCGATGTATTGTGAATGCCATGGTCGCTTTGTTGGCCACCGGTGGTTCTACCAACCACCTGATCCATTGGGTGGCCGTGGCCCGCTCGGCCGGTATCGTGATCGACTGGAACGACTTTTCGGCCCTGTCCGACGTGGTGCCCTTGTTGACCCGCGTGTACCCCAATGGCAGTGCGGACGTGAACCAATTCCAGGCCGCAGGCGGCCCCGGTTATGTGATCCGCGAGCTGCTGGATGCGGGCTTCCTGCACCCCGATGTGCTGACCGTGCGCAGTGGCGGTTTGCGTGAATTCACCGCCATCCCTTCCGCGCAGGCCAACGGCGCCTTGCAATGGACAGACGCTGGTGCCAGCAAAGACGAGTCCGTGGTGCGCCCTGCGAGCGCGCCTTTCAGTGCCAGCGGTGGCCTGAAGCTGCTCAAGGGCAATCTGGGCCGCAGTGTGATCAAGGTGTCCGCCGTCCCGGACGACCGCCACATCATTGAAGCTCCGTGCCGCGTTTTTGATTCCCAAGAGGCGCTGCACAAGGCCTTTAGCGCCAACGAGTTGAACCACGATGTGATTTGTGTGGTGCGCTGGCAGGGCCCGCAGGCCAACGGCATGCCCGAGTTGCACAAGCTCACGCCGCCGCTGGCCGTGCTGCAGGGCAAGGGCTTCCGCGTGGCCTTGGTTACCGATGGCCGCATGAGTGGCGCGTCGGGCAAGGTTCCCGCCGCCATCCACGTGTCGCCCGAAGCCGCTGCCGGTGGCCCGTTGGCCAAGGTGCTGGACGGCGATGTGATCCGCCTGGACGCCAATGCCGAGACTTTGCAGGTACTGGTGGACGCAGCCGTGTGGGACACGCGCCCACTGGCCACCATGCCCGCCGATTTGCGCGCTGCCAACGGCATCGGCATGGGCCGCGAACTGTTCGCCAACTTCCGCCGCAATGCGCTCACCGCTGAAGAAGGCGCCTGCACCTGGTTTTAA
- the eda gene encoding bifunctional 4-hydroxy-2-oxoglutarate aldolase/2-dehydro-3-deoxy-phosphogluconate aldolase produces the protein MTTPQSFTALQVMQDAPVIPVIVLNDVAHAVPMARALVAGGVRMLEVTLRTPQALACIEAIAKEVPEAVVGAGTVRTTSDAQAAALAGARFAVSPGYTRAVGQACRDAGLALLPGVATGSEIMMAQEDGFTQLKFFPAMQAGGPAMLKAWSGPFFDVQFCPTGGVTLQNAPEFLALPNVVCVGGSWIVPADAMVKGEWDKITQLAKDTQALRK, from the coding sequence ATGACCACTCCCCAATCCTTTACCGCCCTGCAAGTCATGCAGGACGCCCCCGTGATCCCCGTCATCGTTTTGAATGACGTAGCCCACGCCGTGCCCATGGCGCGTGCACTGGTGGCCGGTGGTGTCCGCATGCTGGAAGTCACGCTGCGCACACCGCAGGCGCTGGCCTGCATAGAAGCCATTGCCAAAGAAGTGCCAGAAGCGGTAGTGGGTGCGGGCACCGTGCGCACCACGTCGGATGCGCAGGCGGCTGCTTTGGCTGGTGCCCGTTTCGCGGTGAGCCCCGGTTACACCCGCGCTGTGGGTCAGGCCTGCCGCGACGCCGGTCTGGCCCTCTTGCCTGGTGTGGCCACCGGCAGCGAAATCATGATGGCGCAGGAAGACGGCTTCACCCAGCTCAAGTTCTTCCCCGCCATGCAAGCCGGCGGCCCCGCCATGCTCAAGGCCTGGAGTGGCCCGTTCTTTGACGTGCAGTTCTGCCCCACCGGTGGCGTGACGCTGCAGAACGCGCCGGAGTTTTTGGCACTGCCCAACGTGGTCTGTGTGGGCGGCTCGTGGATCGTGCCTGCCGATGCGATGGTCAAGGGTGAGTGGGACAAGATCACGCAACTGGCGAAGGATACGCAGGCGTTGCGTAAGTAG
- a CDS encoding dihydrofolate reductase family protein, which translates to MSKLRVESFTISLDGFGAGPDQDLANPLGVGGTSLHGWAMSTRTFQKHVFGKDGGASGIDEDFAQRGFQNMGAWIMGRNMFGPVRGPWPDESWRGWWGENPVYHVPVFVLTNHARPPLVMEGGTTFHFVTEGPVVALERARAAAGGKDIRVGGGVDTIQQYLRLRLIDEMHIAISPVLLGAGERLFEGINLPALGYACTRHESSPLATHVVFTRQ; encoded by the coding sequence ATGTCCAAGCTTCGCGTAGAAAGTTTCACCATCTCCCTAGACGGCTTTGGTGCCGGGCCGGACCAGGATCTGGCCAATCCGCTTGGTGTGGGCGGTACCTCGCTGCATGGCTGGGCGATGTCGACCCGGACGTTTCAGAAACACGTGTTCGGCAAGGATGGAGGGGCAAGTGGTATCGACGAGGACTTTGCCCAGCGCGGTTTCCAGAACATGGGCGCCTGGATCATGGGGCGCAACATGTTTGGCCCCGTGCGCGGGCCCTGGCCCGATGAAAGCTGGCGCGGCTGGTGGGGGGAGAACCCGGTGTACCACGTGCCCGTGTTTGTGCTCACCAACCACGCGCGTCCGCCGCTGGTTATGGAGGGCGGCACGACGTTCCACTTTGTCACCGAAGGCCCGGTCGTCGCGCTGGAGCGCGCCCGTGCTGCGGCTGGGGGCAAGGATATACGTGTGGGTGGTGGCGTGGACACGATCCAGCAGTACCTGCGCCTGCGCCTGATTGACGAGATGCACATTGCCATCTCGCCGGTATTGCTGGGTGCGGGTGAGCGGTTGTTCGAAGGCATCAACCTGCCTGCCTTGGGCTACGCGTGCACCCGGCACGAAAGCTCGCCACTGGCCACGCACGTGGTCTTTACGCGGCAGTGA